aagaagaagaagaggaaagagaAAACAAGAACGAAGACACCAGTGATCGTGATCTTGTATTGGATCTAAGCCTCCTTTCCGGCAAAGATTCCAAGCCAGAACTGATCAATCTCATCGATTCTTTTGACATGGAATCATCGCAGAAGTCATCCTTGGATACTCCTCAAGGTAATGAAATCGAGCCTCGAGTATTCTCATGCAACTATTGTCAAAGAAAATTCTATAGCTCACAGGCACTTGGGGGTCACCAAAACGCACATAAACGAGAAAGAACACTAGCTAAACGAGGACAAAGAATCAATGGAGGAGGCTCTTTTTCTCTTGGTCATCACCATAACTCGCAAATAAATCGATACACTAGCATGGCCTCTCTCCCTCTGCATGGCTTATTAAATAGATCACTTGGAATTCAGGTGCACTCCATGATCCACAAGCCGAGTTTTGTACCATCTTCCACTCTTAGTTCTTCAAATGTTCATGGGAAAAATGGATGGTCTAGGCAACCTATTGGTCAGCAACCGGCAGTTGGGAGGCTGCCATCGGAAAGCTTTCATATGGGAACAAGAATCGGATCATCTAATGGGGTTGCAAGATTTGAAAGTGCAGGAAAATTTTCCCCAGCTGGGGAAAGAATGGGTGGATACTGGTGTGATTCTGGTGTTAACCATTTGAAGACTAAGCAAGATGATTTGCAAAAGCTTGACCTTTCACTCAAGCTCTAATATAAGTACCTCCTCTTCTTTCTATTTTACAGTTCAATCTctatcttctcttcttcttctttgactttGTTTTGTTCTTGGCTACTATagaatttttcatatatattttgtaGCTGGATCTGCTGTAAATCTTGTTCTTTTGGCTACAGAACACCATGACTCTATGGATTTAGCAAGTAAAAGTTGGCTTCACATTCATGGAAAATCATTTCAGAATTCAAATTTGGATCATAAAATcaaaatagatattttaaatattatagagAAAGAGCTatggatgatttttttttttttttttggttatttGATATGCTGATGCTTTTGTGCATAGTGCACCCAGAAATCAACCTTGGGGATCTTTCATTGGTGGGGTTCTctgtgtgtaggataatttgGATGCTAGTGGGTGTCATTTcaattctattttttctttgtaGTTTTATATTACGTACAAAATGGTCCACTCCATGTATAAAAGTTTGGGATAGATACTAGAGATGGTCCACTAAATGTTATTCAAAATGGACGGCTGTGATCATCTTAATGGCTCTTATCTTTGACCCACTAGCAGTTGAAAAAATAGACCATCTCTATTTGGAAGGTGTGGTAAGAAGAAGAATTGAAAGAGGTTGGTATATCTAGCCATGTGAAAATTAGT
This sequence is a window from Manihot esculenta cultivar AM560-2 chromosome 4, M.esculenta_v8, whole genome shotgun sequence. Protein-coding genes within it:
- the LOC110613296 gene encoding zinc finger protein 1 gives rise to the protein MEPLSSEVCLSETSSSIVSVSNAPSKFSLNVSMDNPKGRKQLQEEEEEEEEERENKNEDTSDRDLVLDLSLLSGKDSKPELINLIDSFDMESSQKSSLDTPQGNEIEPRVFSCNYCQRKFYSSQALGGHQNAHKRERTLAKRGQRINGGGSFSLGHHHNSQINRYTSMASLPLHGLLNRSLGIQVHSMIHKPSFVPSSTLSSSNVHGKNGWSRQPIGQQPAVGRLPSESFHMGTRIGSSNGVARFESAGKFSPAGERMGGYWCDSGVNHLKTKQDDLQKLDLSLKL